From Helicobacter sp. MIT 05-5293, one genomic window encodes:
- the nrfH gene encoding cytochrome c nitrite reductase small subunit: protein MRKSRQQKSSSVLSSVFTILVIVIIVGLCYTFYNAKGISYFSNNSEACNNCHIMNEVYHDYLSAPHSQKIAGHPRATCNDCHLPSSFVSKWIAKAQSGVGHAYAFTFNLDSLPTNLNANQKSKEMVQENCVRCHIDYAQNAVNPTTIPGHNNALSCVSCHEGVGHKRGF, encoded by the coding sequence TTGAGAAAGAGCAGACAGCAAAAGTCGTCCTCCGTTCTATCAAGCGTTTTCACGATTCTTGTGATTGTAATCATTGTGGGATTATGCTATACATTTTATAATGCTAAGGGCATATCCTACTTTAGCAATAATTCAGAAGCGTGTAATAACTGCCATATAATGAACGAGGTGTATCACGACTATCTTAGTGCTCCCCACTCTCAAAAAATTGCGGGACACCCACGCGCGACTTGTAATGATTGCCATTTGCCTAGTAGTTTTGTATCAAAATGGATTGCAAAAGCTCAAAGTGGTGTTGGACATGCCTACGCTTTTACTTTTAACTTAGATTCTCTACCGACAAATTTGAATGCTAATCAAAAAAGTAAAGAAATGGTGCAAGAAAACTGCGTGCGATGTCATATCGACTATGCACAAAATGCGGTTAATCCCACAACAATACCCGGACATAACAATGCTTTGAGTTGCGTATCATGTCATGAGGGTGTAGGACACAAACGAGGATTCTAG
- the pgeF gene encoding peptidoglycan editing factor PgeF, producing MFVYQSSESLTFANQPVFFAVTDRFGGVSNKPFDTLNLAYHVNDDKTLVDINRKRVLQEISLCSQSRSPLASLYYLTQIHSNRSIVLDQMLAESLPHADSIHLGEADAIITALPQRLCMVMVADCNPILLYDTFHHILAVVHAGRLGVFEEIIPHTLEQMSALYHTQAKDILMYIGPSIRACCYEVGEDVKKEAFKKGFGAMINDTSRLDLIACLKQQYKQLGVADAQVEIDPRCSCCSPMLYSYRRESHTGRFALIAMLQQH from the coding sequence GTGTTTGTGTATCAAAGCTCGGAAAGTCTTACATTTGCAAATCAACCTGTATTTTTTGCTGTTACTGATCGTTTCGGAGGAGTGAGCAACAAGCCTTTTGATACACTTAATCTCGCTTATCATGTGAATGATGATAAGACTTTGGTTGATATTAATCGTAAGCGTGTTTTGCAAGAAATATCTTTATGCTCTCAATCTCGCTCACCTCTTGCTTCATTATATTATTTGACGCAGATTCATAGTAATAGAAGCATTGTTTTAGATCAGATGCTTGCAGAATCTCTCCCTCATGCAGATAGTATTCATTTAGGCGAAGCTGATGCGATTATTACTGCACTTCCACAACGACTTTGTATGGTAATGGTGGCAGATTGTAATCCTATCTTGCTTTATGATACTTTTCATCATATTTTGGCAGTCGTGCATGCAGGTCGTTTAGGGGTATTTGAGGAAATTATCCCCCATACTTTGGAGCAAATGTCTGCACTTTATCACACGCAAGCTAAAGATATTTTAATGTATATAGGTCCTTCTATACGAGCGTGTTGTTATGAAGTAGGCGAAGATGTGAAAAAAGAAGCATTCAAAAAGGGATTTGGGGCTATGATTAATGATACTTCCCGACTTGATTTGATAGCGTGTCTTAAACAGCAATACAAACAATTAGGGGTAGCCGATGCTCAAGTTGAGATTGATCCCCGTTGTTCGTGTTGTTCGCCAATGTTGTATTCTTATCGGAGAGAATCTCACACAGGTCGATTTGCACTTATCGCAATGCTTCAGCAGCATTGA
- a CDS encoding MATE family efflux transporter, translating into MSSYSFSQKSRKILKIALPAGGNSLLDILNIAIGMYFISQISSDPQTAKEHLAALGLGMNFWMFLFALTTIAYIGTNAQISRAFGEKNISKANKILGTMTLGVLVCSLPIYLLARFLSESFFDWMDLGETTKELGMLYLKWILCGIPALFLKTIFISALSATGDTKTAFYIKIFATLLNIFLNYLLIFGYPTLGIAQYGIVGAGMSNMIITYFETLILGVILCRFHKHLQLRFCFSQNFLKNALKIGIPSGLERGFTILSLTLITKFMADYGLEVITGFQIGSRVESFILMPGFGFQVAAMALVGQMLGAKRIDLAESFVKTILWLSCITMGILGILLCIFGVELSQIFSEDSAVIRYSFYYLLAVGISQIPLIAIFVLDGALRGCGATKLSLWINTLSIWILRILPMWLCTRFNLNAELIFAIICAETFIRGAIFSIVFKKGIWKHYIARL; encoded by the coding sequence ATGAGTTCTTATAGTTTTTCTCAAAAAAGTAGAAAAATCCTAAAAATTGCCCTTCCTGCAGGCGGAAACTCTCTACTTGATATTCTTAATATCGCTATAGGAATGTATTTCATTTCACAAATTTCATCTGACCCACAAACAGCTAAAGAACACTTAGCAGCCTTAGGGCTAGGAATGAATTTTTGGATGTTTTTATTTGCCTTGACAACAATTGCTTATATTGGCACAAACGCACAAATTTCAAGAGCTTTTGGAGAAAAAAATATTTCTAAGGCAAACAAGATTCTTGGCACGATGACGCTGGGTGTCTTGGTGTGTTCTTTACCCATTTATCTTCTTGCTCGTTTTTTGAGTGAGAGTTTTTTTGATTGGATGGACTTGGGAGAGACGACCAAAGAACTTGGTATGCTCTATCTCAAATGGATTCTTTGTGGTATTCCTGCTTTATTTTTAAAGACGATTTTTATTTCTGCACTTTCAGCTACTGGGGACACAAAGACAGCATTTTATATTAAAATTTTTGCTACGCTATTAAATATCTTTTTGAACTATCTTTTGATTTTTGGTTACCCTACTTTAGGCATTGCTCAATACGGAATCGTGGGTGCTGGAATGAGCAATATGATAATCACCTATTTTGAGACATTGATTCTAGGGGTCATCTTGTGCAGATTCCATAAACACTTGCAGTTACGCTTTTGTTTTTCTCAAAACTTCCTCAAAAATGCACTCAAAATCGGCATACCCTCTGGGCTTGAACGAGGATTCACAATTTTGTCTTTGACACTTATTACAAAATTTATGGCAGATTATGGTTTAGAAGTCATCACAGGCTTTCAAATCGGCTCAAGAGTAGAGAGCTTTATCCTTATGCCCGGCTTTGGCTTTCAAGTCGCAGCAATGGCTTTAGTAGGGCAAATGCTTGGGGCTAAACGCATAGACTTAGCAGAATCGTTTGTTAAAACTATTTTATGGCTTTCATGCATCACAATGGGAATCTTGGGTATATTACTTTGTATATTTGGCGTAGAATTATCCCAAATCTTTAGCGAAGATTCTGCAGTTATCCGATATTCATTTTATTATTTACTTGCTGTGGGAATCTCACAAATACCTTTGATTGCTATTTTTGTCCTTGATGGAGCATTGCGAGGGTGTGGAGCGACAAAGCTTTCGCTATGGATAAACACCCTAAGCATTTGGATTCTGCGTATTTTACCAATGTGGCTTTGCACAAGATTCAATCTCAATGCAGAATTAATTTTTGCCATCATTTGTGCCGAAACTTTTATCCGCGGTGCAATCTTTAGTATAGTATTTAAAAAAGGTATATGGAAACATTATATTGCACGATTATAG
- a CDS encoding histidine triad nucleotide-binding protein codes for MTIFEKIVAGEIPCKKVLENDSFLAFYDINPKAPVHILAIPKICVKDFHLASPTLLGELCAFTQEVAKHVGLDKSGYRVITNIGDDGGQEVPHLHFHILGGGKLAFPTLA; via the coding sequence ATGACAATTTTTGAAAAAATTGTTGCGGGTGAGATTCCTTGCAAAAAAGTGCTTGAAAACGATTCTTTTCTTGCTTTTTATGATATTAATCCGAAAGCTCCTGTGCATATTTTGGCAATTCCTAAAATTTGTGTTAAAGATTTTCATCTTGCCTCTCCTACGCTTTTAGGAGAACTTTGTGCTTTTACGCAAGAAGTCGCCAAACATGTGGGGCTTGATAAAAGTGGGTATCGTGTCATTACCAATATCGGCGATGATGGTGGGCAAGAAGTGCCTCATTTGCATTTTCATATACTTGGTGGCGGCAAGCTTGCATTTCCGACATTAGCATAA
- the pheS gene encoding phenylalanine--tRNA ligase subunit alpha — translation MKEQIQALVDRVKAVQNLSDLENLRIEAIGKKGILTQQFATLKNLEGEAKKAFAKEINELKELFENALSEAKTQILQKDIQEKLAKESIDASLFSTLRKTSYGHPIHQTMDKIIDFFVGMNFSLCTGPLVEDDFHNFEALNLPKSHPARDMADTFYFKDSMLLRTHTSPVQIRAMKSKSLPIAMIAPGNVFRRDYDLTHSPMFHQVEGLVVEQKDKVSFVHLKFILEDFLHYMFGDVKIRFRSSFFPFTEPSAEVDISCVFCEGAGCRVCSHTGWLEVLGCGIVNQKVFEAVDYKDVSGYAFGLGVERFAMLIHRVNDLRSFFETDLRVLEQF, via the coding sequence TTGAAAGAGCAAATACAGGCGTTGGTAGATAGGGTAAAAGCAGTGCAGAATCTTTCTGATTTGGAGAATTTGCGCATTGAGGCAATAGGCAAAAAAGGGATTCTTACCCAGCAATTTGCCACATTAAAGAATCTTGAGGGTGAGGCTAAAAAGGCTTTTGCTAAAGAGATTAACGAGCTAAAAGAACTTTTTGAAAATGCTTTGTCAGAAGCAAAAACACAGATTCTGCAAAAAGATATTCAAGAAAAACTTGCAAAAGAATCCATTGATGCGAGCTTGTTTAGCACATTGCGTAAAACAAGCTATGGACACCCGATTCATCAAACAATGGATAAAATTATCGATTTTTTTGTGGGTATGAATTTTTCACTTTGCACAGGTCCATTAGTAGAAGATGATTTTCATAATTTTGAAGCACTCAATCTCCCTAAATCACACCCTGCAAGGGATATGGCAGACACTTTTTATTTTAAAGATTCTATGCTTTTGCGCACACATACTTCGCCGGTGCAGATTCGTGCGATGAAAAGTAAAAGTTTGCCTATTGCGATGATTGCACCCGGAAATGTTTTCCGGAGGGATTATGATTTGACACATTCACCGATGTTTCATCAAGTCGAGGGGCTTGTCGTGGAGCAAAAAGATAAAGTCAGTTTCGTGCATTTAAAGTTTATCCTTGAGGATTTTTTGCATTATATGTTTGGCGATGTGAAAATTCGTTTTCGCTCAAGTTTTTTCCCTTTTACAGAACCTAGTGCGGAAGTAGATATTAGCTGCGTATTTTGTGAGGGTGCAGGTTGTCGTGTGTGTTCTCATACGGGTTGGTTAGAAGTGCTTGGTTGCGGTATTGTCAATCAAAAAGTTTTTGAGGCGGTTGATTATAAAGATGTGAGCGGATATGCTTTTGGTTTGGGTGTAGAGCGATTTGCTATGCTGATTCACCGAGTCAATGATTTGCGTAGTTTTTTTGAGACAGATTTGAGAGTATTGGAGCAGTTTTAA
- the pheT gene encoding phenylalanine--tRNA ligase subunit beta, translating into MIFTKYLLSHFIDISHLDMEEVCVKLSSIGLEVESSNRICIPSKVVVGKVISKTLHPDADKLSVCQVDVGDEVLQIVCGAKNVQTEQYVAVALEGALIPHTKSGELLIQKTNLRGVESCGMLCSSQELGLPAINDGIMILDQTAGRLELGKEVGQLPLFDDYIIDVAVTPNRGDCLSVLGIARELATCYDLRLKLEIDMDNVITLGLGRVLQILTDEKIDAYLLYRVIEVKQAHIPLDVALILAYNGRLNKDIIHNFLEYGTYMTGVILNAYRLRDCESKDLVLDNGLVAQLRIKKDENGLEAVFSDKKLSVIGVYHGDKDFATKSEIFIIEASYANPNIIAEALYEHRIENDPQLVYRTSRGSNPDLEQGIDFLCKKMVDTADVLVYSGTHSIMQRSEEVSIKTTFRAINQIIGIQLDRQEIASILKRLNFKLDVTCDENFFMISVPHYRHDIHSIQDIAEEVLRIYGIDNISSQPLESAEGNRLDEVYFTYKNTRKLAQRFITHRFSECIHYVFTSKSKLQALGLQTLDENLDLLNPITNELDTLRTSLLPSLLDSIKRNENLGFKNIALFEIGSTYTPKREEKTQLAMVASGYIQDECYPYIKSAKWDFFAFANVCNACLGDVSLKNISDEDNANVLLEQFGFSDTRLLHPYQSAFVYQKNQPIGIIAKLHPQIAIDLDLQETFICEVILDMSRISLAQANEFSKFQKSYRDLTILIDRHIPFYKVRETLTQESIQYLKNIYPIDVYYDKALGEQIALSVRMVLQSDKHTLQESELNAVVQNVLEILQDRFGAKLRV; encoded by the coding sequence ATGATTTTTACAAAGTATTTGTTATCACATTTTATTGATATATCTCATTTAGATATGGAAGAAGTATGTGTTAAGCTTAGCAGTATTGGTTTAGAAGTCGAATCCTCAAATCGCATTTGTATCCCTTCTAAGGTTGTTGTCGGTAAGGTTATTAGCAAGACTTTGCACCCCGATGCTGATAAACTTAGTGTGTGTCAAGTCGATGTGGGAGATGAAGTGTTGCAGATTGTATGTGGGGCAAAAAATGTGCAAACCGAGCAATATGTCGCTGTAGCTCTTGAGGGTGCATTGATTCCACATACAAAAAGCGGCGAACTTTTGATACAAAAAACAAATTTAAGGGGCGTAGAAAGTTGCGGAATGCTTTGTTCAAGTCAAGAGTTGGGATTGCCTGCGATTAATGATGGCATTATGATATTAGATCAAACCGCCGGCAGGTTAGAGTTAGGCAAGGAAGTGGGTCAATTGCCACTTTTTGATGATTATATCATTGATGTTGCCGTAACGCCTAATCGTGGAGATTGTCTAAGTGTATTGGGTATTGCACGAGAACTTGCGACTTGCTACGACTTGCGTTTAAAGCTTGAGATTGATATGGATAATGTCATTACATTGGGCTTAGGAAGAGTGTTGCAGATTCTTACTGATGAGAAAATTGATGCGTATTTGCTTTATCGTGTGATTGAAGTCAAACAAGCACATATACCGCTTGATGTCGCTCTTATATTGGCTTATAATGGACGCTTAAATAAAGACATAATTCACAATTTCCTTGAATATGGCACTTATATGACAGGTGTGATTCTCAATGCTTACAGACTTAGAGATTGTGAAAGTAAAGATTTAGTGCTTGATAATGGTTTGGTTGCTCAATTGCGTATCAAAAAAGATGAAAATGGTTTGGAAGCGGTATTTAGTGATAAAAAACTTTCTGTGATTGGCGTGTATCATGGGGATAAAGATTTTGCGACAAAATCAGAAATTTTTATTATCGAAGCAAGTTATGCTAATCCAAATATCATCGCAGAAGCACTTTATGAACATCGTATTGAAAACGATCCTCAATTGGTTTATCGCACTTCTCGAGGAAGCAATCCCGATTTGGAGCAAGGGATTGATTTCTTATGTAAAAAAATGGTTGATACTGCCGATGTGTTAGTATATTCAGGCACACATAGTATTATGCAACGCAGTGAAGAGGTCAGTATTAAAACAACCTTTAGAGCAATCAATCAAATCATTGGTATACAGCTTGACAGACAAGAGATTGCCTCTATTTTAAAGCGATTAAACTTTAAGCTTGATGTAACTTGCGATGAAAATTTCTTTATGATTTCAGTGCCTCACTATCGCCATGATATTCATAGTATTCAAGATATTGCCGAAGAAGTGCTAAGAATCTATGGGATTGATAATATCTCTTCTCAACCTTTAGAATCTGCAGAAGGTAATCGTCTTGATGAAGTGTATTTTACCTATAAGAATACTCGCAAACTTGCACAAAGATTTATCACTCATCGATTTAGCGAGTGTATTCATTATGTCTTTACTTCAAAAAGTAAGCTTCAAGCATTAGGTTTGCAAACACTTGATGAGAATCTTGATTTGCTTAATCCTATTACAAATGAGCTTGACACGCTTCGCACAAGCCTTTTGCCTTCTTTGTTAGATTCTATCAAACGCAATGAGAATCTGGGCTTTAAAAATATCGCATTATTTGAAATCGGTAGCACTTATACACCAAAACGAGAAGAGAAAACTCAACTTGCAATGGTTGCAAGTGGCTATATTCAAGATGAATGTTATCCGTATATCAAGTCTGCTAAATGGGATTTCTTTGCTTTTGCAAATGTGTGCAATGCGTGTTTGGGAGATGTGAGTTTAAAAAATATCAGTGATGAAGATAATGCTAATGTGTTGTTAGAGCAATTTGGATTCAGTGATACGCGTTTGTTGCACCCTTATCAAAGTGCATTTGTGTATCAAAAAAATCAGCCTATCGGCATTATTGCAAAGCTTCACCCACAGATAGCGATAGATTTGGATCTCCAAGAGACATTTATTTGTGAAGTGATTCTTGATATGAGTCGTATTTCTCTTGCTCAAGCAAATGAATTTTCGAAATTTCAAAAGAGTTATCGTGATTTGACTATTCTTATTGATCGTCATATTCCCTTTTATAAGGTGCGTGAAACACTCACACAAGAATCGATACAATATCTCAAAAATATTTATCCTATTGATGTGTATTATGATAAGGCATTGGGTGAGCAGATTGCTTTAAGTGTGCGAATGGTGCTTCAATCCGATAAGCACACGCTTCAAGAATCTGAACTCAATGCAGTTGTGCAAAATGTGCTTGAGATTTTGCAGGATCGTTTTGGTGCAAAATTACGCGTGTAG
- the tkt gene encoding transketolase, with the protein MPRDLPKITLEDTAILQKMSHTLRFLCADMVQEANSGHPGAPMGLADIATVLSFHLHLSPKNPQWLNRDRLIFSGGHASALLYALLHLWGFDVSMQDLRSFRQIHSKTPGHPEYRHTQGVEITTGPLGQGVANAVGMAMASKYAQNLYGREIFDHKVYCLCGDGDLQEGISYEAASLAGHHKLSNLILIYDSNRITIEGDTSVAMSEDIVKRFSAQGWNVLECDGHHFVEIHDTLMQAYESVLPTIIIAHTTIAKNALSMEGSHKAHGAPLGEELILKAKEALGLSQEKFFVPEDVAFRFGMMKENGELWYQQWHKNYENLPQITKERFDAMQSPDFSRIVYPQFKVGESLATRVSNGKILNSISQAIEGFIGGSADLAPSNNTQLNDEGDFPQGKNWHFGIREHAMAAICNGVANFGLFLPFCATFFVFSDYMSPSVRVASLMKTRVYYIWTHDSIGVGEDGATHQPIEQLSHFRAMPNLKVFRPADANENIACWQIALESHTPCAFVLSRQNLPVVAEYSSSLKEQIQKGGYLLKSCENPHITLMASGSEVDLSLRSAYELDKLGIKTQVISVPCFDLLLEQPKEYIKTMCKDSQVIAIEASRGLEWYAFADKVIGMQGFGASGKGDQLFEHFGFSVSRIVKEASDQVSCE; encoded by the coding sequence ATGCCAAGAGATTTACCTAAAATCACACTCGAAGATACAGCAATACTCCAAAAAATGTCTCATACATTGCGATTTTTATGCGCAGATATGGTGCAAGAAGCTAATAGCGGACACCCGGGTGCTCCTATGGGATTAGCTGATATTGCAACGGTGCTAAGTTTTCATCTTCACCTTTCGCCTAAGAATCCTCAATGGCTTAATCGTGATAGACTCATTTTTAGTGGAGGACACGCAAGTGCGCTGCTTTATGCTTTGCTGCATTTATGGGGATTTGATGTGAGTATGCAGGATTTGCGTTCTTTTAGGCAAATACATTCTAAGACGCCCGGACACCCAGAATATCGACATACTCAAGGTGTTGAAATCACGACTGGACCACTAGGGCAAGGTGTAGCAAATGCTGTAGGAATGGCTATGGCAAGTAAATACGCACAGAATCTTTACGGGCGTGAGATTTTTGATCATAAGGTGTATTGTTTGTGCGGTGATGGAGACTTGCAAGAAGGGATTAGTTACGAAGCAGCTTCACTCGCAGGGCATCACAAGCTTTCTAATTTGATTCTGATTTATGATAGTAATCGCATTACTATTGAGGGTGATACTAGTGTCGCAATGAGCGAAGATATTGTAAAGCGTTTCAGTGCGCAAGGTTGGAATGTGCTAGAGTGTGATGGACATCATTTTGTAGAGATTCACGATACTTTGATGCAAGCTTATGAATCTGTATTGCCAACAATTATTATTGCGCATACTACAATTGCTAAAAATGCACTTTCGATGGAAGGAAGTCATAAAGCTCATGGTGCGCCTTTGGGCGAAGAGCTCATATTAAAAGCAAAAGAGGCATTGGGTTTAAGTCAGGAAAAGTTCTTTGTGCCAGAAGATGTAGCTTTTCGCTTTGGAATGATGAAAGAAAATGGAGAGCTTTGGTATCAGCAATGGCATAAAAACTATGAGAATCTCCCTCAAATCACCAAGGAACGTTTTGATGCGATGCAATCACCGGATTTTTCACGCATTGTTTATCCGCAATTTAAAGTAGGGGAATCTTTAGCGACACGCGTAAGCAATGGTAAGATTCTCAATAGCATTTCTCAAGCAATTGAAGGTTTTATTGGGGGAAGTGCAGATCTTGCACCTTCAAATAATACACAGCTTAACGATGAGGGTGATTTCCCACAAGGTAAGAATTGGCATTTTGGTATCAGAGAACACGCAATGGCTGCGATTTGCAATGGTGTGGCAAATTTTGGCTTATTTTTACCCTTTTGCGCAACTTTCTTTGTTTTTAGTGATTATATGTCGCCGAGTGTGCGTGTGGCAAGCTTGATGAAAACACGGGTGTATTATATTTGGACACATGATAGTATCGGCGTGGGTGAAGATGGGGCGACACATCAGCCTATCGAGCAATTGAGTCATTTCCGCGCAATGCCAAATTTGAAAGTTTTCCGCCCTGCTGATGCAAACGAAAATATTGCGTGTTGGCAAATTGCTCTTGAAAGCCACACGCCTTGCGCTTTTGTATTAAGTCGTCAGAATCTGCCTGTTGTTGCGGAGTATTCTTCTTCACTTAAAGAGCAGATTCAAAAAGGCGGATATTTGCTCAAATCTTGTGAGAATCCCCATATTACACTCATGGCGAGTGGTAGTGAAGTGGATTTATCGCTAAGAAGTGCTTATGAACTTGATAAACTTGGCATTAAGACGCAGGTTATCAGCGTGCCTTGTTTTGATTTGCTTCTTGAGCAGCCAAAAGAATACATCAAGACAATGTGTAAGGATTCTCAAGTTATTGCGATTGAGGCTTCAAGGGGATTAGAATGGTATGCTTTTGCGGATAAAGTGATTGGTATGCAAGGATTTGGCGCGTCAGGTAAGGGCGATCAGTTGTTTGAACATTTTGGATTTAGTGTTTCGCGTATTGTCAAAGAAGCAAGTGATCAAGTGAGTTGTGAGTGA
- a CDS encoding PD-(D/E)XK nuclease family protein, producing MNPLLALCVYSSKRSLLQSLESERLLAPTMLLGEFFTSCVLIKGGYRALPQSLRLPLMMSVLKEFESALENTKLVFEKSFLGFLESSQFVFGFFDEIAQSQVRIQDIPLADTYGDYDNHLALLQKIYEAYLQKLEQYKLYDRLILPPDAEICVNEAFIKGFKSIDLYIEGMLTAYEQKILAQIAQITPIKVHFDFDEHCSPLSFVDLKALHCRPNHRYTLEFPSMEIIQEKPLPPLARIEAYHFSLAISQVALIFAKIEQWLQQGVQEEDIVVILPDEGFIKYLALFDKARNLNYAMGTELSESKPYKILCDYLEKLQDSQDASPLPQNLSEWIASLLESVSQEKYSKELESIYHLIFEWENFRVGFEGYTQVQMLELLLEELQAVRLDDVVGGKIRVIGVLESRGFRFKKAVIVDFNEDKIPKIQDSDIFLNSSIRKLLKMPTMRDKESLQKHYYYGIFRNADEVAIAYVENENMHQSMMLEELRDKTQVDLKNGDSLYALLPQGGQTHPYQEDRFFGILPSTLSPSGLKVLLECRRKYYLKYLQNLAPQASEDNAFMGNLVHQCLYDVYRHFIGKKGLDAQVLKTQAWQWLETMSCQSALHKVQIELLKLELERFFDIDAPVNNDIEILALEQECEVKIGDFCFRGRIDRIQKSGQILQVIDYKYKNHFSLEDKPKKMSDFALNIYARSISALFPQYAHLEIQMQYWDIKGGEIHNEVQGKDEELLKNLSALQGEIEFYPCENRSICRYCDFVEICNRD from the coding sequence GTGAATCCTCTCTTAGCACTTTGTGTTTATAGCTCTAAACGCTCATTATTGCAGTCTCTGGAGAGTGAGCGGCTTTTAGCACCTACTATGCTTTTGGGGGAGTTTTTTACTTCCTGTGTGTTGATCAAGGGAGGATACAGAGCCTTGCCTCAATCATTGCGCTTACCTTTGATGATGAGTGTTTTAAAAGAATTTGAATCGGCTTTAGAAAACACAAAATTAGTTTTTGAGAAAAGTTTTTTAGGATTCTTAGAATCATCACAATTTGTGTTTGGATTTTTTGACGAGATTGCTCAATCTCAAGTGCGTATTCAAGATATACCTTTGGCAGATACTTATGGCGATTATGACAATCACCTTGCACTCCTTCAAAAGATTTATGAAGCTTATCTTCAAAAACTTGAGCAATACAAACTTTATGATCGTTTGATTTTGCCTCCTGATGCGGAAATATGTGTTAATGAGGCATTTATCAAGGGTTTTAAGAGCATTGATCTTTATATTGAGGGAATGCTCACTGCATATGAACAAAAGATTCTCGCTCAAATTGCGCAAATCACACCGATAAAAGTGCATTTTGATTTTGATGAGCATTGTTCTCCTTTGTCTTTTGTCGATTTGAAAGCACTTCATTGCCGACCTAATCATCGATACACTCTTGAATTTCCTTCAATGGAGATAATCCAAGAAAAACCTTTGCCACCTTTGGCGAGAATCGAGGCTTATCATTTTTCACTTGCAATCAGTCAAGTTGCGTTGATTTTTGCCAAGATTGAGCAATGGCTTCAACAAGGTGTTCAAGAAGAAGATATTGTCGTGATTTTGCCTGATGAGGGTTTTATAAAATATCTTGCCTTATTTGATAAAGCAAGGAATCTCAATTATGCAATGGGCACAGAGCTTAGCGAAAGTAAGCCTTATAAGATTCTTTGCGATTATCTTGAGAAACTGCAAGATTCACAAGATGCTTCACCTTTACCACAAAATCTCTCTGAATGGATTGCTTCATTATTAGAATCAGTCTCCCAAGAAAAGTATAGCAAGGAACTTGAATCTATTTATCATTTGATTTTTGAGTGGGAAAATTTCAGGGTTGGTTTTGAAGGATACACACAAGTCCAAATGCTTGAGTTGCTTTTGGAGGAGTTACAAGCTGTGAGACTTGATGATGTTGTAGGTGGGAAAATACGCGTGATAGGTGTTTTAGAATCTCGAGGGTTTCGATTTAAAAAGGCAGTGATTGTAGATTTTAATGAAGATAAGATTCCTAAAATTCAAGATAGTGATATATTTTTAAATTCTAGCATCAGAAAGCTTCTTAAAATGCCTACCATGAGAGATAAAGAATCTTTGCAAAAGCATTATTATTACGGGATTTTTCGCAATGCTGATGAGGTGGCTATCGCTTATGTTGAAAATGAAAATATGCACCAAAGTATGATGCTTGAAGAATTACGCGATAAAACGCAAGTTGATTTGAAGAATGGAGATTCACTTTATGCGCTTTTGCCACAAGGGGGACAGACACACCCTTATCAAGAAGATAGATTCTTTGGTATCTTGCCTTCGACTTTATCTCCTAGTGGGCTGAAAGTCTTGCTTGAATGTCGGCGTAAGTATTATCTAAAATATCTCCAAAATCTTGCCCCACAAGCTTCGGAGGATAACGCCTTTATGGGGAATCTGGTGCATCAATGTTTGTATGATGTGTATCGCCATTTTATAGGTAAAAAAGGGCTTGATGCTCAAGTCCTTAAAACTCAAGCGTGGCAATGGCTTGAAACGATGTCTTGTCAAAGTGCTTTACATAAGGTGCAAATAGAGCTTTTGAAGCTGGAATTAGAGCGGTTTTTTGATATTGATGCCCCTGTAAATAATGATATTGAAATTCTTGCATTGGAGCAAGAATGTGAGGTGAAAATTGGTGATTTTTGTTTTAGAGGGCGCATCGATAGGATTCAAAAATCGGGGCAGATTTTGCAAGTGATTGATTACAAATACAAAAATCACTTTAGCTTAGAAGATAAACCCAAAAAGATGAGTGATTTTGCATTGAATATTTACGCAAGGTCTATAAGCGCATTATTCCCTCAATATGCCCATTTAGAAATACAAATGCAGTATTGGGATATTAAAGGGGGCGAGATTCACAATGAGGTGCAAGGCAAAGATGAAGAGCTTTTGAAGAATTTATCCGCATTACAGGGTGAAATTGAATTTTACCCTTGTGAAAATCGCTCCATTTGCCGCTATTGTGATTTTGTAGAAATATGTAATCGTGATTAG